From a region of the Pirellulales bacterium genome:
- a CDS encoding DNA-directed RNA polymerase subunit alpha C-terminal domain-containing protein, which yields MSLGVESNLKDMVVSSTLFGPREVQQIKDAIAADFANYRQLRDAVHELESAQSTSPAAATKLGVCYFLLGRYRLADEMLRSADGGALAQFYLGKTYSARGQYEDAVKAFQDAAKAGYDRDACALAQAEAQRAGGQPAEALATLDRLSGAVEQTADYLYQRGATIASLGNNPHEVVALYERAVEADSRHPGALFGLALENDRRGNDETAMELYQRSAAQFPAHIGSLLNLGILYEDRQQYERARQCYQRILESYPSHPRARLFFRDAQAAGDMFYDEDAQRRRDRLSQVLTMPVTDFELSVRSRNCLQKMGLITLGDLARTSEQELLASKNFGETSLIEIKEMLASKGLELGQLAAEKHTMRGGYEPEVMSPDEQALLNKTIADLNLSVRARKCMIRLGISTIGELVRRTGDELLECKNFGVTSLNEVREKLTGHGLKLRGD from the coding sequence ATGTCGTTAGGTGTCGAATCCAACTTGAAGGATATGGTCGTTTCCAGCACGCTCTTTGGTCCGCGCGAAGTGCAGCAGATCAAGGACGCCATCGCGGCCGACTTTGCCAACTACCGGCAGTTGCGCGATGCGGTACACGAATTGGAATCGGCGCAAAGCACCAGCCCCGCCGCGGCTACGAAGCTGGGGGTTTGCTACTTCCTGCTGGGACGCTATCGCCTGGCCGATGAAATGCTGCGCAGCGCCGATGGCGGCGCACTGGCCCAGTTCTACTTGGGCAAGACCTATAGCGCTCGCGGTCAATATGAAGATGCCGTGAAAGCCTTCCAAGATGCCGCCAAAGCCGGCTACGACCGCGATGCCTGTGCGCTGGCACAGGCCGAGGCGCAGCGTGCCGGTGGCCAGCCTGCCGAAGCTCTGGCCACGCTCGACCGCCTCTCGGGCGCCGTGGAGCAGACGGCCGATTACCTGTATCAGCGCGGCGCCACGATCGCGTCCCTGGGCAACAACCCGCACGAGGTTGTCGCCCTTTACGAGCGCGCCGTCGAAGCCGACAGCCGTCATCCGGGCGCCCTGTTCGGACTGGCGCTGGAGAATGACCGCCGCGGCAACGACGAAACGGCGATGGAGCTCTATCAGCGCTCCGCGGCGCAGTTTCCGGCGCACATCGGATCGCTGTTGAACCTGGGAATCCTCTATGAGGACCGCCAGCAATACGAGCGCGCCCGTCAGTGCTACCAGCGCATCCTGGAGAGCTATCCTAGCCATCCGCGAGCGCGGCTCTTTTTCCGCGATGCGCAGGCCGCTGGCGATATGTTCTACGACGAGGACGCGCAGCGCCGTCGCGACCGCCTCAGCCAGGTGTTGACGATGCCGGTTACCGACTTCGAACTGTCGGTGCGCAGCCGCAACTGCCTGCAAAAAATGGGGCTCATCACACTGGGCGATCTGGCCCGTACGAGCGAGCAGGAATTGCTCGCCAGCAAGAATTTCGGCGAGACTTCGCTCATCGAAATCAAGGAAATGCTGGCCTCCAAGGGTCTTGAGCTGGGTCAACTCGCCGCCGAGAAGCACACCATGCGCGGCGGCTACGAGCCCGAAGTCATGAGCCCGGACGAACAGGCGCTCTTGAACAAGACAATCGCCGACCTGAACCTGTCGGTGCGGGCTCGCAAGTGCATGATTCGCCTGGGAATCAGCACGATCGGCGAGTTGGTGCGTCGCACTGGCGACGAATTGCTCGAGTGCAAGAATTTCGGCGTGACCAGTCTCAACGAAGTTCGCGAAAAGCTGACCGGCCACGGTCTGAAGCTCCGCGGCGACTGA
- the tgt gene encoding tRNA guanosine(34) transglycosylase Tgt — protein sequence MTASAFRFELLHQDRTSAARRSIFHTPHGPVDMPAFMPVGTQGTVKGVTVEQLRATGAQMILANTYHLALRPGEHLVESLGGLHGFSGWSGPILTDSGGFQLFSLAQMTKVSEAGAVFRSHIDGRLLELSPERAIAIQESLGSDVAMVLDHVVPLPAERNVVLDAMQRTIRWAERCRATARRADQALFGIVQGGLDPKMRISCAEALAAIDFPGYAVGGLSVGETPAEMYAVLDVTVPALPHDRPRYLMGVGTPVDLLEAIGRGIDLFDCVMPTRNGRNAMAFTDGGGLRLRNLSLADDRRPIEEVCPCPACRHSRGYLRHLFMAREMLGPMLLSIHNLTYYQRLLADARAAIAEDRFAAFRAAKMAGWRGAMEAAD from the coding sequence ATGACCGCCAGCGCATTTCGCTTTGAGCTTCTGCACCAGGATCGCACGAGCGCGGCGCGCCGCAGCATTTTTCATACACCGCACGGGCCGGTCGACATGCCGGCCTTCATGCCGGTCGGCACGCAAGGGACGGTCAAGGGGGTTACCGTCGAACAGCTGCGCGCCACGGGCGCGCAGATGATATTGGCCAACACTTATCACCTGGCGCTCCGCCCCGGCGAACATTTGGTCGAGTCGCTCGGTGGCCTGCACGGCTTCTCGGGGTGGTCGGGACCGATCCTGACCGACAGCGGCGGATTTCAACTCTTCAGTCTCGCGCAGATGACCAAGGTCAGCGAAGCCGGGGCCGTCTTCCGCTCGCACATCGACGGACGCCTGCTGGAACTATCTCCCGAGCGCGCCATAGCCATTCAAGAATCGCTCGGCAGCGACGTGGCGATGGTACTCGATCACGTCGTGCCGCTGCCGGCCGAGCGCAACGTGGTGCTCGACGCCATGCAGCGCACCATTCGCTGGGCCGAGCGGTGCCGCGCTACGGCACGACGGGCGGACCAGGCCCTCTTCGGCATCGTGCAAGGGGGGCTCGATCCGAAAATGCGTATCTCCTGCGCCGAGGCGCTGGCAGCGATTGACTTTCCCGGGTACGCCGTCGGTGGATTAAGCGTTGGCGAGACGCCGGCCGAAATGTACGCCGTGCTGGACGTGACGGTGCCGGCCCTGCCGCACGATCGGCCACGATACTTGATGGGAGTCGGCACGCCGGTCGATCTGCTCGAGGCCATTGGTCGTGGAATCGACCTCTTTGACTGCGTCATGCCCACGCGAAATGGGCGTAACGCCATGGCCTTTACGGACGGGGGCGGGCTACGACTGCGCAATTTGTCACTGGCTGACGATCGTCGACCGATCGAGGAGGTCTGCCCCTGCCCCGCCTGCCGGCATAGCCGTGGTTATCTGCGGCATCTGTTCATGGCGCGCGAGATGCTCGGGCCGATGTTGCTATCGATCCACAACCTGACCTATTACCAGCGGCTGCTCGCTGACGCTCGCGCGGCGATCGCCGAGGATCGTTTTGCGGCGTTTCGCGCGGCGAAAATGGCAGGCTGGCGCGGCGCGATGGAAGCAGCGGATTAG